CCGACAACTCGGCGGCAGCCCCTCtccgagaaacgaaggacaCGTCGCCCAGAGCAGGTCGAGTCTCTCTGGGCAAAATTTTCCCACTCACGAGATCCTCTGTCCGTGACATTCGAATAGAACAGAGTAAAGACGCAGAGCATCTCTTGTCTCggcgtccgtctctctctcgttctcatccttctccctcgcggcgTGGTCTCGAGTGCAACAAGAGATCGCGCTCTGCTGCAGGATCTGTGAGGCGGAAAGGAGCGAAaagagtgcatgcgcaggaTAGCGAACAGGAAACGACGTTGTTCGAGTCGGATGGCGAGGACGTTTCATGCTATGCCGTGCCCGActtctgtctccagtgtCGAGTTCCTCTACGCTCTTTCCTTTCACCCGACGAGACACCGAGGCGTGGGCCCTCGCATTCGACTCAAGACAGTTTCATGACAGGTATGTGGAGCTTTGTTGGCAACGTACTCGTTCCGTCTGGTttgtcctcgctcttctctgtcttctcgttcatttctttcttttctctcttttcttttcgcttctctcgctccctctcgccgGAACATTCCCTGCGTGAGAAGCCCGCGAACctacctctctcttcgcctcgcccgctgTGATTTTTGCGCGGTCCTTTTCCAGGGTGGTCAAAAAGCACACGCGGCGACGTGTGGCCCTCGCACTGCAGCACTCAGGCGcctccgcgttctcgcttttccacCCCTGGTTCGGAAAAATTCGACCCTCGTCTCTGCCCCAGTGActgtgaagaggaaggagatgcTTCGGCCGGCGCGCCCGGCGCTCGGCCCGATCCGAAGTTGAGAGGCCTTGGCCCCGCGAGTGTCCCCGTTGCAtctccctcgccgcttctGTGCAAACGCCGCGTCGCAGGGATGCAACCGGAGACGCACCGGTCTCCCGCAGGCTGCTCTGCTCGAGCGCCGAGGCGCAAAAAAAGGCGATTCATCGCCATTGATTGCGCGGGACCTCGACGGCAAAGAAATCCTCGACGCGGCGCAGGAGCCGTCGCACACCGTCTccgagacacagacggcgaggatGAAGATGGACGTGAAGAAGACCGCAGTGAAGGGGGACACGAGGCAGGGGAAGCCGCGGCGGGTGTGGGCGACGAGGCCTGGCAGCGCGGCCTTTCGCGGCCGCAGAAAATGATTCCGTTTTTGGTTGCGGTCTCCGATACGGTTCGAGCGATTGGTGCCGGCATGaccgtcgcgttcttccctctgttcTTCAAGGAGGTTTACCACTTCCAACCCCTCGAcctctgctttctgtcgACAGCCTACTCGGTGTCCATCGGTCTGTTCATGCTCTTTGCGGAGCGCCTCGCCAAGCTCACTGGTGCGTCtgggagaaggaagcagcgcgaaaaacgaaagcTGAGACAagcgcggaaaagaagaaatccAAGGGAAACAAAATGAAGACGCTTCCCATCCACCGACGGGGCGTCTTTTGCTTTCGTGCGACAAACGCCcgcggagagaacagggtTTTGGTCCTCCGCCCGAGGGCGAGACCGGGGCCTGCCGCCTGGGCGATAAATCAGGGGAAACGTCCACGATAGACACCGGAGAAAACGCATccgcgaaacgcgaagggTTTAAAAACAGGAGCAgaaccgagaaggaaggaagcaggCAACGCCACAGAATAATGAAGACGAAACGTGGGCTCCAGCAGTGAGTGGATTTCCTTCAGACTCAAATCTTGTTTCCTCCGCCTGGGCGACCCCAGGCGGCAGGCGGGCGTCTCGCAGTTCTTGTCGGgccaggtgtctctctgccttcttgcCGTTTCTTgactctctgtctccgtgccgttttttctctctcggccggTCCCACGGGGGCTTCGATCGCCCGTTAGCGTCTGCCGTGTCGCTAAAACCGTAAATATGTGTGTGGATGTTCTTTCATGCCGGTTCACATCTCTCGCGTCGTGTGTGGTTTTTTAGGACGGGCGTGGGCAAcagtcctcttcttcctcggcggcctcTGCATGCTCTTCTGCATGTGCGTCGTGCAACAACTACCCATCATGatcttttgttttctccttcgcggcgcgTTTCAAAATGCCGTCAGCCCTCTGACACGGTCCATCGTCATGGATTTCACCCAAAGTAAGCAACAGAAATCTCCAGGCGGTGAACACCTACATCGTCGTGTACCTGGCGACACGTCCTTCGATAAAAATACATGTATGGGAGGATACTCTTTCGAACCAAAATACAACGCTttcatatatgtatatgacAACAGGTGTACTGTTCCACAActggtgtacagacacggATGCATATGGCTGTGCCTCTGTACAGCTGTACGTAAATATTCATGAATAAATATaagatgtatatatctatatatctgtatatatatagtagTCCTTTTCTTTGTATGAATGTGTAAGTATTCATGCGTTTGGCGCAGACGTGCGCGAGAAAGTCCATACAGCAAAACTGCACGCGACCATGGCACTTCTTTgatttctttctttcttaGTCGTCCTGGATATTCTTTTGTGGGTCCAGAAGCGAATCGTGGAAAGTGGAACGCGGTCGAGTCCTTCAGCTCGACGCTCTGGTCAGGCAGTGCGCTTCTCGGCGGTTTCTTGGCGAACAAAGACTATCGatttgcctttttcgtcACTGCGGTTCTCTACGCGATTTCGCTGATCATCTTCTTGCCTCtcaccttccttctcccgtcCGCTGAACAAATCCTGCGCAGCTCTCAGACACCACAGGAACCTCATTCCTTCTCCTTAcattctccctcttcttctccctcttcttcttcctctttttcctcttcctcttcttcctcttcctcttcttctcctccctcttctttttcctcttcttcctctttttcctcttcttcctcttcttcctcttcttcttcctcttctccctcgtcttcatctttgCTGTGTGTAGGAGAGGGGggcttctgtctcggcaCTTCTTTGGCGCCTCCAGAGGGCTCTGGAGCGGCAGGCGGGGCGTGTCGGTCTCGAGAGCTGTTGGGAAAGAACGGCGCAAACGGcaacgaaaaaacgcgccCAGACGCGACTCTCGCCGTGCCTCTCCTGCACTCTGCCGAGCAGCAAACTCGTGACTTCGTCCAACTCTCTTCCGAGCCTTTCCCTCTTGTGGAAGAGATACACCGGATTGCCtagcagagagacggccaaCCGAGCGCGGAGTGGGACGGCGccgctctccgccgtctgcgCAGCGTCGGGCGTCAGATTCTCCGTGGTCTTTTTAACCGTCTCTACGGGGTGTGCGCTCATCCAGGGGTGCGCCTTGAGGGAATGGGCGTGCTTTTTCGTTCGTTggttttccgcgttttttctgaaAAGGTTCGGAACTGGTTTTGCGAGAGTGCTTCACACAGGCAACGCAGCGCCAGCGCGCCGCGAACGACGAACCAGGTAGCCTGTGTCTTCCACGTGAACTTTTAAAATCCACATTTTCGGCCCACGGATGGTGCAAGACAGGACCGTATGCGGAGATTGCGGTGAAGGGCTCCGTTGAGGTCCATGCACGGAGTCACATCTTAAACTATCTTCTATTGCCAGCGCCATTCCCGCATCTCAGGCCGGATGAAagggggcgagagaaaacgggcgCGGAACCCCAGAGCCAAGCATGCGCTTTGACGTATTCATGCCTCTTTTGGTCTCGCGTGGAGCAGCCTGGAAGTTAGGCAGGCGCACAGAATTTGTTTTTGTGGCGGGGCAACTCAGCCAACGACGCAGTTAAGCACAGCTGGGCGTTCATGAGCCGTGCTGAAGCTGTCTCCTGgcttccgctcttctgcaAAActgtgaagaaggcgaagctcGTATCCACGTTCCGTTAAGCTGCGTGTGTtgcacgaaaaaacgagTCACAACGCCAGAAAAAGTCCGAAGGGGGCGACTGCTCCCAGTCTACAAAAGGGTTCGCGCAATCAATCCCCACCGCGCTGGCGATACACCTAAATCTAAAGTCATCTTAATTGACTCCAACTTCACTTGCGCCTTCCAATGGCAGGCAACACTCTAGCTCGTTTCGAAGCAAAAGAAATCTGCATCGCTGCAGCCtcagagaggccgcgaaggcCTCGGCTCACATGCAGAGTCAGATACCCCCCATCCACACAGTTATTATATTACacatgcctatatatatatatatatatatatatatatgtatctgtatagGTAGACACAAAtaatatagatatatgttCGTATGCTCGCAAGTCCACACAACAGCAGAGGTAATTAAAGATTCGAgggcacacacagagataCAGGCTCGGAGCTAAGCGGAGCGCTCAGCAACATgagacaaaagagaggcTTGTCGAACCAGGAGCGACAGCTCTTCACAGACTGGAAAAAACAGGCAACCGATCCCTGTCATacagcatatatatatatatatatatacataacTGTGGACATCTAAGTATAGGATATATAAATGATTATACATAGAGGGCTGTATGCATTGGAAGACATCTGTATGGATCTATACTTGAAAGTAGAAGACTCCGGAAATACGCTTGCCGGTGTCCATCGAGTGTTTCAAAATTTGATCCGCTGTGTGCAAAGCCGTCGCTTATCTGCAAGCACCGGGTTGCCAGAAGGCGCTCAAAAGGTGCCTGTTCCAGGAAGGATACTACTAAAGCGAATATGATATTGGTACAGCTTGTATGCGAATGCTGGTTTTCAAATATATGGTGCACACCGCTATATTAAATGCTCTTAGCCATTGCCGCCCTTGGATATGTACTACGGTGGGCAAAAAACGAGTTTCTGGCGGTAGTACAGTGTTTACTAACCTCCAATACCGTATTTGGTACGAGGGCTACTTGTGGATGCGCAGCGTGACGGATCGGCGGCATGGAttttctcgttctcggcgcctgcctccgccAGCATTCACGGAAGAGTTCTCCCTCTGTATCTGCTCCTCTCGGTGTGTGTCTGTTCAGAGCTGCTCTCTTTTTAATACACGTCTTGTTCTATCACTCTGCCCTAACTCCACTTGCCtcaccttttctctccctcgttcacgctatctgtctctctccatcactctgtgtctctctctttctctcaatCCGCTTATCTGcgtctgtatctctctctttctctcaatCCGCTTATCTGcgtctgtatctctctctttctctcaatCCGCTTATCTGcgtctgtatctctctctctcgctctcccacATTAtctattcatatatatatatatatatagatatatatgtatgtctatctcttcatctccctttctctccacattCCTACATCCTGGTGGatgtgtccctttcttctgtgtgtctctgctggccTCTCGACGGGGAtctcgcggtctctgcgtctccacaCACAACCCTTAGACGGCCTAGCTGCTCGGCAGGCTGGCCAGCAAAAGGCTGCAGGAACTCACcagtctctgtttcctcttgaGCGGGCATGCTCTGTTGCCTGTCGTTCTCGAAACGCTCCCGAGGCGCAATGGCAACGCAGCGAGGGAgcgcgcaggcggcgccttTGTTGCTTTCTCGTGAGAGGAAGGGCCAGCGTCGTTGTGTCTGTCCTTGGCGCCCCGCTTTCTGCGAGAAGAACCAGCTGATCTCGAGAAGGCCCCTTGCGCGCTGTGCCCCCGCGTGTCCTCGCGCGTTCCTTTTAtggaatgcatgcatctaccCTCCTAGGGCGCGTGCTTTCAACGTCACTGTTTTCCACATCTCTCGAGGGCTTCCGGAACATGTGTCTCTTATTTCTGCACctttttgctctctctctctctcgccccgtcAAAATCGCCAAGAAGGCAaacgctgcctctctcgtggACAGACACCCGCCGTGGTCCCCCCTCCGGTGTCCACCGCCTTTCCCGCttgctttttcccttccgAGCTGATTTTTTTCTTCTACCTTTCCGCAGTTTTCCCGCTTTTCTGGAAGGTCCCGCGCAGGCACAccgacagaaaaggcgagagagtcgcgggAGAGCATCCGCCGTCGAGAGTGCAGGCCGCGCCGAAAGTTCGCGGACAGCGCAGAGCGGCCAGGAGACGCCCGCTTCTCAGGCTTCGCCGCAGAAACACGCGCGCTGTCCCTCGCTacaaacagaggaaagggagaaagacagtCCTCTTGTCGTGGACAcgcttttcgctctcttgtgGGAAGCGCGAAGATCGCGAGGAAACTCGCCCCGACTCAaccgagggcgagggaccagggagaggagacaacgggagaggagggaaagacacGAGGACGTTCGCCCTTGAGGCTCGACAAAgcaggaacagaaaaaaagggctGCTGTGtctgctgcctcgtcttccccgtgcCTTTTGGGGTGGACGGTCTCGTTTGGAGCCGTGTTTCAGAAAACACCAGATCTACCAAGGACGTTGAGGAACCCAGTCTTCtcgcgcgaggcggagatTCCAAGTCTCACAGGACGAAACCAACGTTTGCACGGGCCGCGTGGAAAAGCGCAAATTGCACAACTTGCATGTTTATAGATGTGCGTGGTGATGCCTAAGGGTCTGTCGTGTGTCCTTTCAATCTCTCAACTCCTGCGCTTCGTCTCAACCTTTTTTTGTCTTGTgttcgcctctttttcttctcttttgtccctccgtctgtctcggttgcctcttctcgccgccaccccctctttctttcttgtgCCTGGTCCCCGCACTCGCTTCCGTCTCagctcttccctcttccgtctcAGCTGTCATTCGTCTTGTAACTCGCCCCTCTCGACAGGCCACGATGGCTGCGCCGTCTTTCCCGCCCTCGCGGGCCGCAGCGCTCGCCGGGGACGCGACTCTCGTGCCTGCGTCCTCTCCGGAGTCTCTcgaagtgtctccttctgGAGGAaaggtgtctccttcccagGACGCGGCGTCTGCCCCATTGTCACTTCCCGCAAGCAGTCCCGTTCGCGCCTCGAGCCCGAATCCCTCCCCCGCGACCCCGAGCCCTGAGCGCGAGGGGCCTGTGACCCCACagactgtctccgcgccctcgcctcctctggcGAACGGGTGTCCCCGAAcggccctcgcctcgccgtcgcgtccgGCGCCAGGCCGGAACGTCGGGGCGCTCGCGgctggcgaggaaggccgcgCGGAAGAGGGAGCGGCTGGCCGGGGGACCTCGAGGCAGcggggcgagaaagggacggTTTATGGTGGACTGCATGCGTCACTGTTCCCGCCGCTCTCGGCTGCGACGGCGCCCCAACGCGGCCCCGgaggcgcgcatgcaatGGGGGGAAACTCGCCCCCAGTCTCCGACCTCGTCGGCGGCCCACCCAGCTTGTGGGAAGTGTACTTTACTCCCGACACAAAGATCCCCTATTTTTACAACGCCATCTCCAAGCACGTTCAGTGGCAGCGGCCGCTGCCCCCAAAGGAATACGTTGACCAGCTCGGACATCCCGTCATTCCCGAGCTCAACGCGTCGCGTAAGAAAGAGAGCGGTGTGGGGTGgggcagaaacggagaaggagacagcgacagggaagccgaagaggaaagcgagaaagggacaggagaaatgggaggcaacagagaagggagacgaccGCGAAAAGCGGAAGCAAGGCGGAGAGTGAAGCCAGTGGCGACCAGAGAGCGGCAGaacagacgaaaacgaaaagaggagaaaggggtgtttctctttccgtggACGGGAGGACGgctgtctgtttttccgtgTCCAGTCTTTTGCCTGAATCTCTCGcaggttctctctcgtcgttttTCGCGAGtgcgctcctctcctttcttccgtcgctttctctgctgcgtgtGGTCTTTCGTCCACGTGGCCTGTCGTGCTCCAGAACACCTTTCTCCTGGGCGTGGTCATCGCAGAAGAGACCATCAAGGCGACGCCTTGGTGCATCCCGTGCCCCCGTCGTTTTTGAAccctctgcgttttttcgatcctcttttcctgtttctcttgcCTGTGTGTAGCCGGGGAGATATGCGGCCTCGCCATTTGCTGTCGAGCATCCCTTTGTCGGTGTGTGGCGTGCGTGCTTTGCAGCGACTCCGTTGCCTCCCGGCGTCGGCATGAAGGGCGCGACAGTCTTGTACGGGCCTCTCGGTAGCAATTTGTTTGTTTACCACATTCCCCCGGAGTGGACCGAGCAGCAGTTCTTTCGGCACTTTGCGCCCTTCGGCAATGTGATCTCGTGCAAAATTCAAACGAATTCCCAGACTGGAAAACGCAGCGGTAAGGCACCTGACCCTCTGCGGCTGCCGATGcatttcgcgttttccttcgcgcgCCGTCCAGTGGCGGTTGCGGCCAGACCCCGatctttcgcttcctcttctctccgcgcctcgtccttcgccgcgggtctcgctcttccacgTCTCGAGATCCGTGTTGTTGCTTCCTGCCATCCCTCCATCTCTCCAAAGTCGTCCTACCTCCCCCGGCTTTTTGCCCTTCTCTCTGAGCTGCGTGCCGTTGCTTCTCTATCTGTCTGTCCCagtctctgtgtctgcttgtgtctctctgtatctgtctctgtccctgtctctaccggtctctctctccccctcttttCGGTTCTTCCGCCAGGGTGGGTAGTTCGATTCGCCTCGTGCGCTGTGTCTTGTCCTCTCTAGGCTTTGGTTTTGTCAGCTACGACAACCAGGCGAGTGCGATTGCGGCGATCCGCTCGATGAACGGCTACGCGACGTGCGGGAAATTCTTGAAAGTTCAGCTaaaaaagggcgaggagCATCTCCTCCCTCCCGAATTGGCCGCGCAGCAGTCGTTGGCGCCCCATCCGGGCCCCTCTGGCGGCGCGTCGGGCCAGCCTCcccagatgcatgcatgatCTCAGCAACAAAGGACTGTCGCCAGAACTCTGAAACGTAGAGCGAACAAATGCCGGAAGACAGAAGCGTCGGTGGACACACGCCTGTCGCTCGGTAAGGGTGCTTGGTggttccctgtctccttcgggCTCCAATTGCCGTGAACGCC
This region of Neospora caninum Liverpool complete genome, chromosome Ia genomic DNA includes:
- a CDS encoding putative transporter, major facilitator family domain-containing protein, yielding MYVAKPGLGPMFPSTRDWVGEAASISGLTSLLVALPVGIAVDRFDRSHMCKLAAAVTLVASCVTSVGCTMDNMFLLLVSLFLWGVAWELASSASFAIFTDSIVPEERPYWFTIKGKQQKRPLLSPLTPRLKQKTRRRQAEGYECRVPLRSFLSPDETPRRGPSHSTQDSFMTGWSKSTRGDVWPSHCSTQAPPRSRFSTPGSEKFDPRLCPSDCEEEGDASAGAPGARPDPKLRGLGPASVPVASPSPLLCKRRVAGMQPETHRSPAGCSARAPRRKKRRFIAIDCAGPRRQRNPRRGAGAVAHRLRDTDGEDEDGREEDRSEGGHEAGEAAAGVGDEAWQRGLSRPQKMIPFLVAVSDTVRAIGAGMTVAFFPLFFKEVYHFQPLDLCFLSTAYSVSIGLFMLFAERLAKLTGRAWATVLFFLGGLCMLFCMCVVQQLPIMIFCFLLRGAFQNAVSPLTRSIVMDFTQKANRGKWNAVESFSSTLWSGSALLGGFLANKDYRFAFFVTAVLYAISLIIFLPLTFLLPSAEQILRSSQTPQEPHSFSLHSPSSSPSSSSSFSSSSSSSSSSSPPSSFSSSSSFSSSSSSSSSSSSSPSSSSLLCVGEGGFCLGTSLAPPEGSGAAGGACRSRELLGKNGANGNEKTRPDATLAVPLLHSAEQQTRDFVQLSSEPFPLVEEIHRIA
- a CDS encoding putative RNA recognition motif domain-containing protein, translating into MAAPSFPPSRAAALAGDATLVPASSPESLEVSPSGGKVSPSQDAASAPLSLPASSPVRASSPNPSPATPSPEREGPVTPQTVSAPSPPLANGCPRTALASPSRPAPGRNVGALAAGEEGRAEEGAAGRGTSRQRGEKGTVYGGLHASLFPPLSAATAPQRGPGGAHAMGGNSPPVSDLVGGPPSLWEVYFTPDTKIPYFYNAISKHVQWQRPLPPKEYVDQLGHPVIPELNASPTPLPPGVGMKGATVLYGPLGSNLFVYHIPPEWTEQQFFRHFAPFGNVISCKIQTNSQTGKRSGFGFVSYDNQASAIAAIRSMNGYATCGKFLKVQLKKGEEHLLPPELAAQQSLAPHPGPSGGASGQPPQMHA